In one window of Dokdonia sp. PRO95 DNA:
- a CDS encoding tetratricopeptide repeat protein yields the protein MKFTTLLILTTALFISCSNEDKNILNKADYEKYLQTKNSKEIAKAEKELSFWNKRIKEDSIQLIELSKSAGMQTKIFQLNASIKQLKDAEKNLTRSALVTNIGKDGKLLALAQNYITQHRFKEAKTLVDSARIVAGGEIKAINLVAFDVAMELGDYEKAEKILTKETDFSDYNYLIRLGKLEDYKGNLDKTIQHMEAAKAIAESSKQKGLQVWVYTNLADYYGHAGRINDAYNHYLKALAIDPSNAYAKKGIAWIAYSYENNPTEALRIIEAIEKDSKSPDYELFKSEIYESTGDEDSAREALNNFLSRVSNPSYGDMYGAYLVEIYASKPETSQQAITLAQKEVNNRPTPMSYDLLAHAYYGNGDYEKALSITQEHVIGKTHEPMAQFHTAQIYKALDMKNELAPVKEELLETSFELGPVTYKEIQNL from the coding sequence ATGAAATTTACAACCTTACTAATTCTCACAACCGCTCTTTTTATCTCATGCTCAAATGAGGACAAAAACATTCTTAACAAAGCAGATTATGAAAAATACCTGCAAACAAAAAACTCAAAAGAAATTGCAAAGGCAGAAAAAGAATTGAGCTTCTGGAATAAACGGATAAAAGAGGATAGCATCCAGCTTATTGAGCTATCAAAAAGTGCAGGAATGCAAACGAAGATCTTTCAACTCAATGCATCTATAAAGCAACTCAAAGATGCAGAAAAAAATCTCACAAGATCTGCGCTAGTAACAAACATAGGCAAAGATGGTAAACTACTAGCATTAGCCCAAAACTACATCACTCAGCACCGTTTTAAAGAAGCAAAAACACTTGTAGATAGCGCTCGTATAGTAGCTGGTGGAGAAATCAAAGCTATTAATCTAGTTGCCTTTGATGTAGCCATGGAACTAGGAGATTATGAGAAGGCAGAAAAAATCCTAACAAAAGAAACAGATTTCTCAGACTACAACTACCTGATTAGACTTGGAAAACTAGAAGATTACAAAGGAAATCTTGACAAAACAATCCAACACATGGAAGCTGCCAAAGCCATTGCAGAAAGTAGCAAGCAAAAGGGATTACAAGTCTGGGTCTACACAAATCTCGCAGATTATTATGGTCATGCAGGAAGAATTAATGATGCTTACAATCACTATCTCAAAGCACTAGCGATTGATCCTAGTAATGCTTACGCAAAAAAAGGAATTGCCTGGATTGCATACTCCTATGAAAACAATCCTACTGAAGCTTTGCGCATAATTGAAGCTATAGAAAAAGATAGTAAAAGCCCAGATTATGAATTATTTAAGTCAGAGATTTATGAAAGCACTGGCGATGAAGATAGCGCCAGAGAAGCGTTAAACAATTTTTTATCCCGAGTTTCAAATCCAAGTTACGGAGATATGTATGGAGCCTACCTAGTTGAAATATATGCAAGCAAGCCTGAGACATCACAGCAGGCTATAACCCTAGCTCAAAAGGAAGTAAACAATAGACCCACTCCTATGTCTTATGACCTACTAGCACATGCTTATTATGGAAATGGAGATTATGAAAAAGCCTTAAGCATAACTCAAGAACATGTAATTGGTAAAACTCATGAACCTATGGCACAGTTCCACACAGCACAAATATATAAAGCTCTTGATATGAAAAATGAGCTAGCGCCTGTGAAGGAAGAGCTACTGGAAACAAGCTTTGAACTAGGTCCTGTTACCTATAAAGAAATACAAAATTTATAA
- a CDS encoding DUF4331 family protein: protein MKKLPKILIAGAVLLGVGALIAADHLDAPAVGGTTADITDYFAFESAENSSNTVFVANVQSSLAGEAEFDENVLVEFNIDNDGDLVEDRVIQAIPRDGKMYFFGPYEISSTGLNSTIDESALIGSVDISTGDDAVTMTTTDGIKIFAGLRADPFFFDFTTFNAVVGNPEGPFTGTTGPNGGFQTAENASDPFEGTNVLSVVVEVPNTLLGGTSAHPAGTGVQIWNTWVEAKTKQ from the coding sequence ATGAAAAAATTACCAAAAATTCTAATCGCAGGTGCTGTCTTACTCGGAGTAGGTGCACTTATCGCAGCAGATCACTTAGATGCTCCTGCAGTAGGCGGAACAACCGCAGACATTACTGATTACTTCGCATTTGAAAGTGCTGAAAATTCAAGCAACACCGTATTTGTAGCAAACGTGCAAAGTTCGCTAGCTGGAGAAGCTGAGTTTGACGAGAACGTTCTTGTTGAGTTCAACATAGACAACGATGGTGATCTAGTGGAAGATAGAGTAATACAGGCAATCCCAAGAGATGGGAAAATGTATTTCTTTGGACCTTATGAAATTTCTTCAACAGGACTTAACAGTACGATTGACGAAAGCGCTCTTATAGGATCTGTAGATATCTCTACTGGAGATGACGCTGTCACAATGACTACCACAGATGGAATTAAAATATTTGCTGGATTAAGAGCAGATCCTTTTTTCTTTGATTTTACAACTTTTAATGCTGTTGTAGGAAATCCTGAAGGACCTTTTACAGGAACAACTGGACCAAACGGTGGTTTTCAAACTGCTGAAAATGCTTCAGATCCTTTTGAAGGGACAAACGTACTTTCTGTAGTAGTTGAAGTTCCAAACACTTTATTAGGTGGTACTTCGGCACATCCAGCTGGAACAGGTGTTCAGATCTGGAATACTTGGGTTGAAGCAAAAACAAAACAATAA
- a CDS encoding Bax inhibitor-1 family protein yields the protein MESYQPQIVPVSSLSDERRVAFYRKTYTYVALAVLLFIITEYLFFQSPVIVNFALSLTGGWSWLLLLGAFMFITNYAEGLALKTRDKNQHYLALGVYVVAEAFIFIPLLFMAFSMIDGVEILQKAAVMTIALFAGLSAVVILTKKDFSFLRSILAIGFFLAIGLMVGGLLFGFDLGLWFSVAMVALAAGSILYTTSNMVHKYDEEQYVAAALGLFASLMLLFWYILRIFMSRD from the coding sequence ATGGAATCATATCAACCACAAATAGTACCGGTAAGTTCACTATCTGATGAGCGCCGAGTGGCATTTTATCGCAAGACGTACACTTATGTAGCACTTGCAGTATTATTATTTATCATCACCGAATACTTGTTTTTTCAATCACCAGTTATTGTGAATTTTGCTTTATCTCTCACAGGAGGTTGGAGCTGGCTATTATTGTTAGGTGCATTTATGTTTATTACAAACTACGCAGAGGGTTTAGCACTTAAAACCAGAGATAAAAATCAACACTATTTAGCTTTAGGAGTTTATGTAGTTGCAGAGGCTTTTATTTTTATTCCTCTACTTTTCATGGCATTTTCTATGATAGATGGAGTAGAGATTTTACAAAAGGCTGCCGTGATGACTATTGCTTTATTTGCTGGATTATCTGCAGTGGTGATCCTTACTAAAAAAGACTTTTCTTTTTTACGATCTATACTTGCTATAGGATTTTTTCTAGCAATAGGCCTTATGGTTGGGGGACTTCTCTTTGGATTTGACCTCGGCTTGTGGTTTAGTGTCGCAATGGTAGCACTCGCTGCTGGATCTATCTTATATACTACTTCAAATATGGTTCATAAATATGATGAAGAGCAATATGTAGCAGCTGCTTTAGGTTTATTTGCCTCACTCATGTTATTATTCTGGTATATTTTGAGAATATTTATGTCAAGAGATTAA
- the rpe gene encoding ribulose-phosphate 3-epimerase, protein MPSTLIAPSILAADFANLQRDIEMINTSEADWFHIDIMDGVFVPNISFGMPVLRDIAKHAKKTIDVHLMIVDPDRYVQTFADLGANILTVHFEACTHLHRTLQIIKAAGMKAGVALNPHTPVSHLEDVIQDIDLVCMMSVNPGFGGQQFIKNTYDKVTALKALINKKNAPTLIEIDGGVSDKNASQLVQAGADVLVAGSFIFKSKDPVITIKNLKSQLS, encoded by the coding sequence ATGCCTAGCACACTCATTGCCCCTTCAATACTTGCTGCAGATTTTGCAAACTTGCAACGTGATATAGAAATGATAAATACCAGTGAAGCAGACTGGTTTCATATAGATATTATGGATGGTGTTTTTGTTCCAAATATTTCTTTTGGAATGCCTGTACTACGGGACATTGCAAAACATGCAAAAAAAACAATTGATGTACACTTAATGATTGTAGATCCAGATCGCTACGTGCAAACTTTTGCAGATCTAGGAGCAAATATTCTTACCGTACATTTTGAAGCGTGTACTCACCTTCATAGAACATTACAAATAATTAAAGCAGCAGGAATGAAAGCTGGCGTAGCACTCAACCCACACACGCCTGTGAGCCACCTCGAGGATGTTATACAAGACATAGATCTAGTGTGTATGATGAGTGTAAATCCAGGATTTGGAGGACAGCAGTTTATTAAAAACACTTACGATAAGGTGACTGCTCTCAAAGCTTTAATCAACAAGAAAAATGCACCTACGCTTATAGAAATTGACGGTGGGGTGAGTGACAAAAATGCTTCCCAACTTGTTCAAGCAGGAGCGGATGTACTTGTGGCAGGAAGTTTTATTTTTAAATCAAAAGATCCTGTAATTACCATCAAGAATCTAAAATCGCAGCTCTCATAA
- a CDS encoding sigma-70 family RNA polymerase sigma factor, which yields MRQLKITKQVTNRETASLDKYLQEIGKVDLITADEEVELAQRIKAGDHRALEKLTKANLRFVVSVSKQYQNQGLTLPDLINEGNLGLIKAAQRFDETRGFKFISYAVWWIRQSILQALAEQSRIVRLPLNKIGSINKINKTFAFLEQANERPPSPEEIAKELDMTVKDVKESLKNSGRHISMDAPLIEGEDSNLYDVLNSGESPNPDRALLHESLKTEIERALETLTPREADVVRLYFGLGDQQPMTLEEIGETFDLTRERVRQIKEKAIRRLKHTSRSKILKTYLG from the coding sequence ATGAGACAGCTTAAAATTACTAAGCAGGTCACTAATCGTGAGACCGCATCCTTAGACAAATACTTACAAGAAATTGGTAAAGTTGACCTCATCACAGCAGATGAAGAGGTTGAACTAGCACAGCGTATAAAAGCTGGTGATCACCGTGCGTTAGAAAAGCTTACTAAAGCAAACTTACGTTTTGTGGTTTCGGTATCAAAACAATATCAAAATCAAGGACTTACTCTTCCTGATCTTATTAACGAAGGGAATTTAGGACTTATTAAAGCTGCACAGCGCTTTGATGAAACTCGTGGTTTTAAGTTTATATCGTATGCCGTGTGGTGGATACGCCAGTCCATTTTGCAAGCGCTTGCAGAGCAATCTCGTATAGTGCGTTTACCGCTCAATAAGATTGGGTCCATTAATAAGATTAATAAAACATTTGCTTTCTTAGAACAAGCAAATGAACGCCCTCCTAGCCCTGAGGAAATTGCCAAGGAGCTTGACATGACGGTTAAGGATGTGAAGGAATCTCTTAAAAATTCTGGAAGACATATTAGTATGGATGCTCCTCTTATAGAAGGAGAAGACTCTAACTTGTATGATGTCTTAAACTCTGGCGAATCACCTAATCCAGACAGAGCCTTATTACATGAATCACTTAAAACTGAAATAGAACGTGCGCTAGAAACACTAACACCACGTGAGGCAGATGTAGTTAGACTTTATTTTGGTCTAGGAGATCAACAACCTATGACACTTGAAGAAATAGGTGAAACTTTTGATCTTACTCGCGAGCGAGTGAGACAGATTAAGGAAAAAGCGATACGTAGATTAAAACACACCTCTCGCAGTAAAATTCTTAAGACTTATTTAGGATAA
- a CDS encoding twin-arginine translocase TatA/TatE family subunit, which yields MISLPLFISGAEIAFVIFIVIMVFGADKVPEIARGLGKGMRQLKDATNDIKSEITKTAERNDIDLDLTKDIKKEIDKAKEDINDITGPIKRSL from the coding sequence ATGATAAGTTTACCTCTTTTTATTTCTGGTGCCGAAATTGCCTTCGTTATATTTATAGTGATTATGGTTTTTGGTGCAGACAAAGTTCCAGAAATCGCGCGCGGTTTAGGGAAGGGAATGCGTCAACTTAAAGACGCTACAAACGATATCAAGTCAGAAATCACAAAAACTGCCGAAAGAAACGATATTGATCTTGATCTGACTAAGGATATTAAGAAGGAGATTGATAAAGCAAAAGAGGATATAAACGACATTACAGGCCCTATTAAAAGATCCTTATAA
- a CDS encoding O-methyltransferase, whose amino-acid sequence MHFLPEELDDYVVAHSAQEPAHLKALTKETYQKILQPRMLSGAYQGRVLSMISKLVNPKNILEIGTFTGYSGLCLAEGLQQEGSLHTIDIKEELVDFQRKHFDSSPYGSQITQHLGQALDIIPTIDTTFDLVFIDADKRNYINYYNVIIDKMSKGGIILSDNVLWSGKVVEPLNEKDIDTKVLLEYNKLLNEDKRLETVLLPIRDGLTVSRVK is encoded by the coding sequence ATGCATTTTTTACCAGAGGAACTTGATGATTACGTGGTTGCCCACTCGGCGCAAGAACCAGCTCATCTCAAAGCGCTTACAAAGGAAACCTACCAAAAGATACTACAACCACGTATGCTTTCTGGTGCGTATCAAGGTAGAGTGCTTAGTATGATAAGCAAGCTAGTAAACCCAAAAAACATTCTTGAGATAGGGACTTTTACTGGCTACTCCGGCTTATGCCTCGCCGAAGGTTTACAACAAGAAGGGTCTCTACATACCATAGATATTAAGGAAGAACTTGTAGACTTCCAGCGCAAGCATTTTGACTCATCGCCTTACGGATCACAAATTACACAGCACCTCGGTCAAGCGTTAGATATCATTCCAACCATTGACACTACATTTGACCTCGTTTTTATAGATGCAGATAAACGCAACTACATTAATTACTATAATGTGATTATTGATAAGATGAGCAAGGGTGGCATTATCCTTTCTGATAATGTGCTCTGGAGCGGCAAAGTGGTTGAACCACTTAATGAGAAAGACATAGACACTAAAGTGTTACTGGAATATAACAAGCTACTCAATGAAGACAAACGTCTAGAGACCGTTCTATTACCTATAAGAGATGGGCTTACGGTGAGTCGTGTGAAGTAG
- a CDS encoding amidohydrolase family protein: MSHKKLRINGHSHLLPYPEEIPQFMKDKGIFWVDKDRKFMLQKDWSRPVTDSSFFLHEKLEWMERNKVDHAVVLNLSQLYGNGLRLEEMKQALKFQNDFNARVQQDHPDKFTTGFVVHPGFVRGALWEIERCVEVLGMDLLCLPTHYMDTIGTWRCIFDEENEPIFELASKYNLAVEIHPYDGEKFIKLQNTNWRFHLIWMLAQCADAYHFLTLNGYADKYPGMRVCFAHGGQLAQINLGRRIQGFDGRPDLFEGKTHPRKSVGHPNIFFDTLVHDTNSLKMVIENQGSKQVVMGLDDPYPLGEMESDNQSSYPGKILDLALEREIINATEYDQIWDDNVVRWLYGDDEKRKEAFRKRILGEK, from the coding sequence ATGTCACATAAAAAACTTCGGATAAACGGTCACTCTCACTTACTTCCATACCCTGAGGAAATTCCTCAGTTTATGAAAGACAAAGGGATTTTTTGGGTAGACAAAGACCGAAAGTTTATGCTCCAAAAAGACTGGAGCAGACCTGTGACAGATTCTAGTTTTTTCTTGCACGAAAAACTGGAGTGGATGGAACGTAACAAGGTAGACCACGCGGTGGTACTTAACCTCTCGCAACTTTATGGAAACGGACTGCGTCTTGAGGAAATGAAGCAAGCACTTAAGTTTCAGAACGACTTTAATGCACGAGTACAACAAGATCACCCAGATAAATTTACAACTGGTTTTGTGGTACATCCAGGGTTTGTGCGTGGAGCATTATGGGAGATAGAGCGATGTGTAGAAGTGCTAGGTATGGATTTACTATGCTTGCCTACACACTATATGGATACCATCGGGACGTGGCGATGTATTTTTGATGAAGAAAATGAACCTATTTTTGAACTTGCAAGCAAGTATAATCTCGCAGTAGAGATTCACCCATATGATGGTGAGAAGTTTATAAAACTGCAGAATACAAACTGGCGTTTTCACCTCATCTGGATGCTTGCACAATGTGCAGATGCTTACCACTTTCTTACGCTTAATGGCTATGCAGATAAGTATCCAGGTATGCGTGTATGCTTTGCACACGGTGGCCAACTAGCACAAATAAATCTAGGGAGACGTATACAAGGTTTTGACGGAAGGCCAGATCTTTTTGAAGGAAAAACACACCCACGTAAATCTGTGGGGCATCCTAATATCTTTTTTGACACCCTAGTACACGATACAAATTCGCTTAAAATGGTGATAGAAAACCAAGGAAGCAAACAGGTGGTTATGGGACTTGATGATCCATACCCGCTGGGTGAGATGGAAAGTGACAACCAGAGTAGTTATCCTGGTAAGATATTAGATCTTGCTTTAGAACGCGAGATTATTAATGCTACCGAGTATGACCAGATATGGGATGATAATGTTGTGCGCTGGCTATATGGAGATGATGAGAAGCGCAAAGAAGCTTTCAGAAAAAGAATATTAGGCGAAAAATAA
- a CDS encoding DUF1648 domain-containing protein: protein MDIKKIFWILSWLVAGVTFAMILIHYGDIPDEVPMHFDATGVADRYGSKNELFILPVLSVVLILLFQFMTGKSIKINKHKQGVKNEAQVTVTKTFMSQMALYCTLLFGWLVYQSMAVAVGKQTGLSSYFLVATFGGFIILLVLYYIQLKKVKE from the coding sequence ATGGATATTAAAAAGATTTTCTGGATACTAAGTTGGCTCGTAGCGGGAGTTACCTTTGCGATGATTTTGATACACTATGGAGACATTCCAGACGAGGTACCTATGCACTTTGATGCGACTGGGGTGGCAGATAGATATGGGTCAAAAAATGAACTTTTTATCTTACCCGTACTTAGCGTCGTACTTATCTTACTATTCCAGTTTATGACAGGCAAGTCTATAAAGATTAATAAGCATAAGCAAGGGGTTAAAAATGAGGCACAGGTTACCGTTACAAAAACCTTTATGTCACAAATGGCGCTGTATTGCACCCTTCTTTTTGGGTGGCTAGTATATCAATCTATGGCAGTTGCCGTGGGTAAACAGACGGGATTAAGTAGTTATTTTTTGGTGGCAACCTTTGGCGGTTTTATTATACTACTCGTCTTATATTATATACAACTCAAGAAGGTAAAAGAGTAA
- a CDS encoding SDR family oxidoreductase, whose product MKLNLTNKNALVCGSTAGIGLATAMGLAEEGANVTLAARTEEKLKNVIAQLPNNGSQKHSYVVADFTNPQEVAAAVSATGNVYHILINNTGGPPGGPIVDADITAFAKAFTQHLQTNHLLTQTVLPGMKAEGYGRIINVISTSVKQPLDGLGVSNTIRGAVANWSKTMANELGQYGITVNNVLPGATATGRLSEIIENKAKKTGKSIEEVSQTMANASPAKRFAKPEEVANAIVFLASEAASFINGINVPVDGGRTKSL is encoded by the coding sequence ATGAAACTAAACCTAACTAATAAAAATGCCCTCGTCTGTGGCTCTACAGCAGGGATTGGACTTGCAACCGCAATGGGTCTAGCAGAAGAAGGTGCAAACGTAACCCTTGCTGCTCGTACAGAAGAAAAGCTCAAAAATGTTATCGCACAGTTACCTAATAACGGTTCACAAAAGCACAGCTATGTGGTGGCAGATTTTACAAATCCGCAGGAGGTGGCAGCTGCTGTTTCGGCAACGGGCAATGTGTATCACATATTAATCAATAACACGGGTGGCCCTCCAGGTGGACCAATTGTGGATGCAGATATTACCGCTTTCGCGAAAGCGTTTACCCAACACCTACAAACCAATCATCTATTAACACAAACCGTACTTCCAGGGATGAAAGCCGAAGGATATGGGCGTATTATTAACGTGATTTCTACCTCGGTAAAGCAACCGCTAGATGGTCTAGGCGTGAGTAATACGATACGTGGTGCCGTGGCAAACTGGAGTAAAACGATGGCAAATGAACTAGGACAATACGGCATTACCGTAAATAACGTACTTCCTGGTGCAACCGCTACGGGCAGACTCTCTGAGATTATAGAAAACAAGGCAAAAAAGACTGGGAAATCTATAGAAGAGGTATCACAAACTATGGCAAACGCTTCACCAGCAAAACGTTTTGCAAAGCCAGAAGAGGTTGCAAATGCAATCGTTTTTCTTGCTAGTGAAGCCGCTTCATTTATTAATGGAATAAATGTCCCTGTAGATGGAGGGCGCACAAAAAGCTTGTAG
- a CDS encoding aldehyde dehydrogenase translates to MNIKNYINGDYINPASNDWLDNYEPASGEVYGQIPNSSAQDIEEATAFAKAAFPQWSSTTLDKRSRILMNIASGIEARLEELAQAESRDNGKPVSLAMAVDIPRAASNFRFFANAITQFSAESHESVGLNAMNFTLRKPIGVVGCISPWNLPLYLFTWKIAPAIAAGNCVIAKPSEVTPMTAYLLGEICTEAELPPGVLNIVHGLGQTTGQAILEHKDIKAISFTGGTKTGAHLAKTCAPMFKKLSLELGGKNPNLIFADCNYEDMLATTVRSSFANQGQICLCGSRIFVEQSIYDRFKSDFISKVKELVVGHPSQEKTNLGALVSKSHLEKVEDYINNAQAYGGTVLCGGKRVTVAGYEKGYYLEPTVIEVESNNCKLNQEEIFGPVVTIMPFDTEEEALALANGTKYGLSATVWTQQLDRTMRLSNVLEAGIVWVNTWMNRDLRTPFGGVKASGVGREGGFEALRFFTEAKNVCIKYN, encoded by the coding sequence ATGAACATCAAAAACTACATAAACGGCGACTATATAAATCCAGCATCAAATGATTGGTTAGATAATTATGAGCCAGCTTCAGGTGAGGTATATGGGCAGATTCCTAATAGTAGCGCGCAAGATATTGAGGAGGCTACCGCTTTCGCGAAAGCGGCATTCCCGCAGTGGTCCAGCACCACACTTGATAAGCGCAGTCGCATCTTGATGAACATTGCAAGTGGCATTGAAGCTAGACTTGAAGAACTTGCTCAGGCCGAAAGTCGGGATAATGGGAAACCGGTTTCATTAGCAATGGCTGTAGATATCCCGAGGGCGGCGAGTAACTTTCGGTTTTTTGCAAATGCGATCACTCAGTTTTCGGCAGAGAGTCACGAGAGTGTGGGGCTGAACGCAATGAATTTTACCCTGCGTAAACCCATAGGCGTGGTGGGATGCATAAGTCCGTGGAATTTACCGCTGTATCTTTTTACCTGGAAAATCGCTCCAGCAATAGCCGCTGGCAATTGTGTGATTGCAAAACCTAGTGAAGTGACTCCTATGACAGCTTACCTACTAGGTGAGATTTGTACGGAGGCAGAGCTTCCTCCTGGTGTTCTCAATATTGTACACGGACTGGGGCAAACAACGGGACAAGCTATTTTAGAACATAAAGATATCAAGGCGATAAGCTTTACGGGAGGCACAAAAACGGGAGCGCATCTTGCAAAGACGTGTGCACCTATGTTTAAAAAACTCTCGCTAGAACTAGGTGGTAAAAACCCAAACCTCATTTTTGCCGATTGCAATTATGAAGATATGCTTGCCACAACGGTAAGGAGTTCCTTTGCAAATCAAGGGCAAATCTGTCTCTGTGGGAGTCGCATTTTTGTAGAGCAATCTATTTATGACCGATTTAAAAGTGATTTCATTTCAAAAGTTAAGGAGTTAGTTGTGGGACATCCATCACAAGAGAAAACAAACCTTGGAGCTCTCGTTTCAAAATCACATCTTGAGAAAGTAGAAGATTATATTAATAATGCGCAGGCATACGGAGGCACTGTTCTTTGTGGTGGTAAACGAGTAACCGTTGCAGGATATGAGAAGGGCTATTACTTAGAACCTACGGTTATTGAGGTGGAGAGTAATAACTGTAAACTTAACCAAGAAGAGATTTTTGGACCTGTGGTGACTATAATGCCTTTTGACACCGAAGAAGAAGCCCTTGCACTAGCAAACGGAACAAAATACGGACTCTCTGCAACGGTTTGGACTCAGCAGCTTGACAGAACAATGCGTTTAAGCAATGTACTTGAAGCTGGTATTGTCTGGGTGAATACGTGGATGAATCGAGATTTGCGCACACCCTTTGGCGGAGTGAAAGCTAGCGGCGTGGGTCGTGAAGGCGGCTTTGAAGCGCTCCGATTTTTTACTGAAGCAAAGAATGTTTGTATAAAATATAATTAG
- a CDS encoding RidA family protein codes for MSDKDLDLRLQGDPFNEKKVTPRGAYPHIKRAGDFLFVSGTSSRKADNTFAGVHVIDEMGTMHLDIKEQTRAVLENIKKTLATANATMEDVVDVTSFLVNMNDFGGYNEAYGEFFNKETGPARTTVAVHQLPHPHLVVEIKVMAYKPE; via the coding sequence ATGAGTGATAAAGATTTAGACCTACGTTTACAAGGCGATCCTTTTAATGAAAAGAAAGTGACACCTAGAGGAGCTTATCCTCATATTAAAAGAGCTGGAGACTTTCTATTTGTCTCGGGCACCAGCAGCCGCAAGGCAGATAACACCTTTGCAGGCGTGCACGTGATAGACGAGATGGGTACAATGCACCTTGATATCAAAGAGCAAACCAGAGCCGTACTAGAAAACATAAAGAAAACACTCGCAACCGCAAATGCCACGATGGAAGATGTGGTAGATGTCACGTCGTTTCTTGTTAATATGAATGATTTTGGTGGTTACAACGAAGCCTACGGAGAGTTTTTTAATAAAGAAACTGGCCCTGCAAGAACCACCGTAGCCGTACACCAGCTACCACACCCGCATCTGGTGGTTGAGATTAAGGTAATGGCTTATAAGCCGGAATAG